AGGTTATAGTAACCATAAAATGATGACTGAAAGTGACACTTGGGTTTACAAGACCAAAGGTGATGGTATGACTTCATCCGTGGCCAACATTGGTTCTGTCTTTCAATGGAATTTAGATGGGTTACAACAATTGGATAAATTCTTATATGTTGAAGAACCTGAAATTAAAGCAGGTGCATTATTGGGTATTGGTATATCTGCTGCTGGTGTACATGATGGTGAAGTAGAGCCAGCTTTACTTTTGTTACAAGAATATGTTACAAATAGTGATACCAAGATTAGCTCAGCTGCAATTTTAGGGTTAGGTATTGCATTCGCTGGTAGTCAAAACCAAGAAGTCTTAAGTTTGTTATTACCAATTGCTGCCGATACAACATTACCCATTGAAACTTCTGTAATTGCCTCCTTAGCATTATCTCATATATTTGTTGGAACTTGTAATGGTGATATTACTGCTTCAATTATGGATAATTTCCTAGAACGTACTgcattagaattaaaaacCGAATGGACAAGATTTTTGACTCTCTCGTTAGGTATCTTATACATGGGTCAAGGTGAACAAGTAGATGATGTTTTAGAAACACTTAATGCTATTGAACATCCAATGGTTTCGGCTATTGAAGTATTGGTAAGTACATGTGCATACACAGGAACTGGTGACGTATTGTTAATTCAAGACTTATTGCATCGTTTAACCCCAAAAGCTGTCAagaaagatgaagatgatgaagatgacgaagatgatgacgaagaaggtaatgatgaattagacGAAACCGCAGCTATAAGAGAGTTATTAGGTAAACATGAAGCAGAAATGAAACAGAATGAAGAAACTCAAAATGATAACCCAGATTCTATggatattgatgatgaatcaGTTGAAAATGCACAACAATCGAAAAAAGAAAGTGAAGAAGGAAAGAAAGAAACCGAAATAAAAGCTGAAGATGCAATCAATTCAAAGGAggaaaatgatgaaaaggACTTcattaatgataaagaagaaaaagaagaagcaGCTGTTGATGAATTGGCTTATTCAGTACTAGGTATTGCCATGGTTGCCCTAGGTGAAGGTATTGGTAAAGAGATGTCTCTACGTCACTTCGGCCATTTAATGCATTATGGTAATGAACATATTCGTCGTATGGTTCCATTAGCCATGGGTTTAGTCTCTATTGCTGATCCACAAATGAAAGTATTTGATACATTATCAAGATTTTCTCATGACCCTGATTTACAAGTATCTATGAATTCTATCTATGCTATGGGGTTATGTGGTGCTGGTACCAACAATGCTAGATTAGCTCAATTATTAAGACAATTAGCCAGCTACTATTCTCGTGAACAAGATGcattatttattacaagATTAGCTCAAGGTTTAGTCCACCTTGGTAAAGGTACAATGACTTTGGATGTATATAATGATGCTCATGTTTTGAATAAAGTTACATTAGCATCCTTATTGACCGTTCTAGTTGGTTTAATATCGCCAAATTTTATGTTGAAACAtcatgaattatttttcatgCTAAATAGTGGTGTAAGACCAAAATACATCATAACATTAAACGAAGAAGGAGAACCCATTAAAGTTAATGTCCGTGTTGGTCAAGCTGTCGATACAGTTGGTCAAGCTGGTAAACCTAAGACTATAACTGGTTGGATCACTCAATCCACCCCTGTTCTACTGAATCATGGTGAACGTGCTGAATTAGAAACAGATGAATATATCAGCTATGCAAGCAACATCGAAGGTATTGTGATCCTTAAGAAGAATCCTGATTATAACGAAGAAGAATAACTGAACTtgaaatgataataaagaaaccTACCAAGATTAATGCCATTGATTACACTCCTAGAAACGCATAATCCACGAGCACTTAGATATATGAATCGCCATTGTACTTATTAACGAATAAGGGACACGAGCCTTTGTCATCTATATATTGTCCAGCTATGTAAATCTAAATAGTTGACCTTCCTGTATTGTAATTCACAATAGTACTCTATATAACTCACTAAATAATAacgtaattttttttttcaatttaacCCTCTAGGTTATTTTAgattaaatgaatatttttttaagcaagtggaaaaaaaataaaaaaagaaatagaaaaaacaaaaacgACTGCTCTAGAAATCCGGACACcctcatttttttaaaaaaaagttttttacatttttttatcgtttttttttttaattctcGGGAaacaattttgaaatttcattttccgGTCGTGTTGATGGGAGAAACGGAAAACTGGTCTGAGCAATAGACGCAACCCTGTAGATACTTgctaaattttgaaataggttagtttaataaaagaaggCAGGTGAAAAATCGAGGATTTCAAGtgtaaaagaattaataaaatatacataGCCCCAGTAGTACAAGATGGTATGTGGAGGATATAACTCTATCGTTGAGTAGAAGCGATAAAATTACAGATATTGTTGAGGAATTTCAGGATCATTTAAGGAACAGATGAGTTTAGATGAATATACTACTTGAAAAGTGAAGCAATCTTTTTAAAGCATTGGTTATCGAAAGGATGTATTggatgaaattaaatataaggctatttatttttggcCTGATAGATGCGAATCAgtaattaataatggaaaGTAACTACAATAACTTCAATAAAACTTGTCTTTAAGACTAAATTAGATTTTATCATATTCTAAGAAAAAGTAGAAAGCCATCgttcaattttatttaattctgtTCAATTCCAACTTTATCATGCATTTTATGGATTATAATTACtaacaatttattttgcTATTTGTTTAATGAATAACAATTACGTCCCATATTTCTAACAGGTTTTAGTTCAAGATTTGTTGCACCCAAGCGCTGCCTCTGAAGCTAGAAAGCACAAGCTTAAGACTTTGGTCCAAGCTCCAAGATCTTACTTCTTGGATGTCAAATGCCCAGGTTGTTTGAACATTACCACTGTCTTCTCTCACGCTCAAACTGCTGTCACCTGTGAAGAATGTTCTACCGTCTTATGTACCCCAACTGGTGGTAAGGCTAAATTATCTGAAGGTACCTCTTTCAGAAGAAAGTAAATTACTCTGGTGTGATAAAAATTCGATATAAATggttttttcttcattttatttaacatttttttacattACATTTCTGTAATAAACTCTTTTTGCCCTTATCATCAACCCAATGTATGTTATATAATAGTTacataattaaatttcaaaaaatttttaagatATAAGactattatatttattcatttttagaGCTACATAAACacttaaatataaaactcAACTTTTCATCATTAACAATAATTGTTTGATTAAGTACTTTcgaattttattttgaatttattatgtgtatatataaagGGTATTTACagttttcatttaattataCATATTTCCCGagaatagaaaaaaaattctaataatatgacATAGATGGTTCATATTAGGGGTCTGGActtcttatattttttatctttcttTCTGTTAGCTTGATAAAATTCATGCTCATAAACTTTTGCCATCTTTTTGATGTTATTGTCTAAGTATGTAATTCTATCTTCAGTAGATGCACTAGAATCGGGAATGCTtgaatcatcatcaaatgATTGTTTCATTTCAGATATCTTataatcttttcttttggcttcttttttctttaattttaattcttgcTTCCAAgctttttccaatttttccACGTTAATACCACCAATACCTGGGATTTTAGTCTTAGCTCCTAGAGCCCATAAATCACCCTTTATAGCCTTTCTAGCATCATGATATGCAATTTTAGAATAGGATTTAGGGATGATCCATTTCTCTATTTTTCCCAGTGGTGTACAAACTTGTAAGCTTACAAAACCTTTTGATTTCATTGGTGGACCAATGATTCTTGGCCAAGTATCTTCCTCATTCGATTTCGATGGTCGACCATTCTCGCGATCTTCATTTATTTGCTTTATTGTCTCCTTGTCGTTTAATGATCTTTGAATTATCAGGTATGAATAATTGACATTTTCATAGTTCCTACCATTAGGCCTTCCTGTACCGGGCTGTGCGATATTATCCATTCCGATACCATCTAGTGGCATAGCCCACTTAGTTGCTAATATTTTACCTTTCTTTAATTCCATAGTGAATTTTGGTCTTTGAACTGTTTTTTGGAAGGtgattattttcaaattcttacCTTCCTTTGTTGTGTAATACTTTGGATTTCCTATTTGTAAAGGTGATTTACTATGGTGCTGACAAGGTGCGATTACCTTTATATGATAATCAACTTCATCCTTGGTAGCTTCATTTGTAGTTTCATTTGCAATTTCATCcttacaaatattattattagattctTCCAAGTCTGACATGGAGATTTGTTTGTCCAAATCCTTAGAATCATAAACttcaaaatcttcaaaaaattcaagCTCAGTGTCCTTGTACTTAGATGAGGTAGTCGATTTAACAGAAGACCCACGTAGCCATGGTCGGGGAATCTTACCCTCTTCTTCTGGATAATTTTCAGGTCTTAACATAATTTGTCTAGCTCTTtctataatttcaaatccTGTTGGGTTTCctctttcaataataataaggtGACCACCAGGGCTCAATAAACTCAAATAATGTGTAGTCAGTTGATCAACTTGTGCTGGAAATCTTTCTTCATCTCTCAACAGTTGATGAgttaaaataatcaaatcatACGAACCAGAGGCAGGGATCTTTGAGTTTAAATTGGTaactattttaattttttttatcattactTCCCCTATTAAATCATCTGATTCAGATGAAGATTGTATTACATCAGGCTCATTATTCAGTTCATTTAAGTTTTCATTATCTGTTTCTTGCTCAACTACGGCTTcatcatattttatttttgtatttggAACCAATAATTCATTCGGTATCTCGTTATATTGACGACTTAATATGAGCTTTGCCTTTCTCAGCATATCTAGATGGCCTAGAATAACTGCGTCTTTCTTTTCAGGTCTATATCCGGGTCCcattatatcattaaatgCAATAATACCAGCAGCAGGTCCATACCCTACTTCTAGTATAC
This DNA window, taken from Henningerozyma blattae CBS 6284 chromosome 3, complete genome, encodes the following:
- the RSM22 gene encoding tRNA methyltransferase RSM22 (similar to Saccharomyces cerevisiae RSM22 (YKL155C); ancestral locus Anc_5.264) — protein: MIRLYHYNKIFLRRALRWNSNLTINKKLNIGHLNLENNSEHWELVEDIARKDTIDRSKLLERYISNSDHNELDSDSFSRFDPKTLKGHTPRDSVHLNPDVAKVIQNNILSLQIPANIRRSASNYFVYLHKHSVHKPTSTKMEVDAHIAALFLHNYTSIYQALAELKKRIGTENFKPQRILEVGYGPAAGIIAFNDIMGPGYRPEKKDAVILGHLDMLRKAKLILSRQYNEIPNELLVPNTKIKYDEAVVEQETDNENLNELNNEPDVIQSSSESDDLIGEVMIKKIKIVTNLNSKIPASGSYDLIILTHQLLRDEERFPAQVDQLTTHYLSLLSPGGHLIIIERGNPTGFEIIERARQIMLRPENYPEEEGKIPRPWLRGSSVKSTTSSKYKDTELEFFEDFEVYDSKDLDKQISMSDLEESNNNICKDEIANETTNEATKDEVDYHIKVIAPCQHHSKSPLQIGNPKYYTTKEGKNLKIITFQKTVQRPKFTMELKKGKILATKWAMPLDGIGMDNIAQPGTGRPNGRNYENVNYSYLIIQRSLNDKETIKQINEDRENGRPSKSNEEDTWPRIIGPPMKSKGFVSLQVCTPLGKIEKWIIPKSYSKIAYHDARKAIKGDLWALGAKTKIPGIGGINVEKLEKAWKQELKLKKKEAKRKDYKISEMKQSFDDDSSIPDSSASTEDRITYLDNNIKKMAKVYEHEFYQANRKKDKKYKKSRPLI
- the RPS27B gene encoding 40S ribosomal protein eS27 (similar to Saccharomyces cerevisiae RPS27B (YHR021C) and RPS27A (YKL156W); ancestral locus Anc_5.265); the protein is MVLVQDLLHPSAASEARKHKLKTLVQAPRSYFLDVKCPGCLNITTVFSHAQTAVTCEECSTVLCTPTGGKAKLSEGTSFRRK
- the RPN1 gene encoding proteasome regulatory particle base subunit RPN1 (similar to Saccharomyces cerevisiae RPN1 (YHR027C); ancestral locus Anc_5.271); the protein is MSENSKSDKKEELKDNIKSSITDQTGKKKTKKEKEAEEELSEEDLKLKTDLELLVERLKDEDQSLYMPSLVQLKKFIKNSTSSMTAVPKPLKFLRPLYPSLCKVHEKWTDNELKSSIADVLSVLAMTYSDNGKHDSVRFRMLSNVPNMEDWGHEYLRHLALELGEVYNDQVEKEANELTNSSEQPSVPTTFDFPKETILQLSLEIVPYFLKHNGEADAVDLLLEIEAIDKLPQFVDENTFQRVCQYMIACVPLLPPPEDVAFLQTAYSIYLSESKLTEALTLAIRLGDESLIRSVFDATSDAVIHKQLAYMLSAQKSAFEFEGLQEIIGNTNLSEHFLYLAKELNLTVPKVPEDIYKSHLDNSKSVFTATGMDSAQQNLAGSFVNGLVNLGYSNHKMMTESDTWVYKTKGDGMTSSVANIGSVFQWNLDGLQQLDKFLYVEEPEIKAGALLGIGISAAGVHDGEVEPALLLLQEYVTNSDTKISSAAILGLGIAFAGSQNQEVLSLLLPIAADTTLPIETSVIASLALSHIFVGTCNGDITASIMDNFLERTALELKTEWTRFLTLSLGILYMGQGEQVDDVLETLNAIEHPMVSAIEVLVSTCAYTGTGDVLLIQDLLHRLTPKAVKKDEDDEDDEDDDEEGNDELDETAAIRELLGKHEAEMKQNEETQNDNPDSMDIDDESVENAQQSKKESEEGKKETEIKAEDAINSKEENDEKDFINDKEEKEEAAVDELAYSVLGIAMVALGEGIGKEMSLRHFGHLMHYGNEHIRRMVPLAMGLVSIADPQMKVFDTLSRFSHDPDLQVSMNSIYAMGLCGAGTNNARLAQLLRQLASYYSREQDALFITRLAQGLVHLGKGTMTLDVYNDAHVLNKVTLASLLTVLVGLISPNFMLKHHELFFMLNSGVRPKYIITLNEEGEPIKVNVRVGQAVDTVGQAGKPKTITGWITQSTPVLLNHGERAELETDEYISYASNIEGIVILKKNPDYNEEE